A stretch of DNA from Mus musculus strain C57BL/6J chromosome 6, GRCm38.p6 C57BL/6J:
tacatcagaagagggtatcggacctcattacagatggttgctgggaattgaactcaggacctctggaagagcagtcagtgctcttaaccgctgtgccatctctccagctcaagcaTTTAGCTTGCATGTGATGTGCATGGCACCAGATTCTAACTTCCTTCAAAGACTCTTTTGAGACGAGATCCAAGTTCTCATTTACACACACTTTAACCTTGGCTCATAATGTTCTCAAATCAAGCTGGGACAATTTTCTGTATGTTTAATTCCCATCTCTTGCACAGAGATTGACTCTAACTTTTGAGTCAGGAAGTGGGACTTGGAGCAGGCACAAGCTGAGCTGGTGCTGTTGGCTTTCCAAATGTCCATCTCCCTCCTCACTGTGGTCCAGACTCGACACAGCCACTTGCCCCCATGCTGTTCCTCTTGTCTGAGTTACCTTCCCTGCCCCCAGACAGCCTTTAGCTATCTGGGTGTGGTCCACTGGTCAAGGTTTAATCCCAATGATCCGGCTGCTGACAGCACTGTCTTTTCTAATCCCTGAATAGTATCACTGTCACTGTGCCTTCCTTGAAACACCACACGTGTTACCCTGCAATACTGTGCTTTCTTCTCAAACTGAAGCCTGCTGCTTTTTGCTTGTATGTTAGTTTCAGATGGACTCTAGCAGCCCAGGCCAGTCTTAGTACGTAACTGACAATTACCTGAATCTCCTGATTTCCCCTGCCCAAGTGCTAGCATTATAGGCATGTGGCACCAAATGTGGATTGAGGCTGTAGCTAGCTTCTTGATGGAGGTTGTACTCTCAGGCCCTAGGCCACTGTACTTGCAAAAGTTTAGAAAAATGCCAGCTTAATATGTCACTAACTAATGCAACAAAACACGCTGGCTTGAGCAAGCCTCCTCCGTTAGGAATGTGGCTTCTGTGCGGCATGTTACTGAACATCTGCACAAGGACAACACCAGGGATTCTGATCACTGAAGTCTGTACAGCTGAGCCCAGGCATTTGAAATGGGATCTAAGATaaatatttgtgattatttttctttcttctttctcatgtatggaattatgtgtgtgtgtgtgtgtgtgttcatgtgcatatgtgcagaggccagagctctatgttggtgtcttcctctgttgctttccgtcttttaaatgtttttacacTTATCTTCTGAAAGCTGTTCACACGCatacaccactgagccatctcactgcctcGCTACCTTACTTGAGACTAGAGCGCTCACTGGATCTCGTCAGTCCTCCGAGTGGCTGGCAGCATGTTCCAGGCATTTATCTCCCTATCCTTTTGTGTTTGTCCCCGATCCGCTGCtgagggctttgttttgttttgttttctgtcggTGCCGGGATTCCAAAATCAGGCCCTTAGACTTGCCCAGCAGCACTCTGTGAACTGAACCGTCTCCTTAGGCCCACTTTGTACTTAATTTTCTACTCCTATTTTCATTGACGTTTTTCAGGAAAGCAGCGATACTGAACAAACTCCTGAGGCGCTATCATTTGAGCTCCTAAGAACAGGCAGTTTGAAAGACCTCAAGAGACTAGCCTTACAACAGAACATCATGCCCATCTTCACACCGAGTGCAGTCTCATTTTTTAGGAAGCTTTTGGAGAGCTGCACATTACTAATGCTGTTCTCATGCATGTGGGAGAAAAAATTATTCGTTAGTAAAAGTAAGCAAACTATGAATGTTTAATAGAAGGAGAGTGAACAAGCCGAGAGACTTTGACTGACAGACATGAAACCAAGTGCACATGAACCAAATTAATACCTATTTGAAGTGGCTAGAAAATAACCACTATGGACTGGGCCGGGGCTCAGTGGTGCATAAATGACCCATCATGCATTGAGCCAAACCAGACTAGAGACGAGCCCTGACCCAAGCTGCTCTCATGTTATGCTCCACTGCATTTTATGGCGTCTAAGAATGCTTACTTAATGTCTCCTTTGCAAGCAAAGCTCTTCTGACTATAATAAGTCAGGGTCTGGAGACTTTTACAACCCTCAGGATTTACAAATTTGAACCAGGCAATGACAAGACCAATACTATTCTAAGAACGTAAAATGATAATAGCGTCACTCTGTAAGTACTGCTATTTGTTAGATACACATTAATGATGATTTAATACATGCTATAAAAAATACTCTGAATAAAAGGAGGACTTGAGTTGGATGTGCTGCCACACCCCAGGATCATAGgacctgggaggctgaagcaggagggatCATGACTGTCTCAATCAACAAGACAAAGAGCAAAGGCTTCGACACAGGGTTGACAGTCTTAAATTCTAAAATGGAGCTTAGATAACCACTGCAAAAGCAAGAGCTCAGAACCAAAGACAATTCCCcaaaggaaaaaacacaaatggtCAATAAACAtccatctttaatcatcagggaaatgtaaatcaaaactacttcATCTTACCCTAAGCAGAATAGCTATTATCAAAAGCCAAatgacaggctggagagatggctcagcaggtaggagcacttactcctcttccagaggacccaggtgtgGTCTGAGGACACATGGCAAGTCCCAACAGTCTCtagtccagtttcaggggatccagtaTGCACTTTTAGCATCCTcaggcagcaggcacacatgtagtacatGTATACACCCACAGGCAAGGCACTCataatattcaaagaaaaaaaacccaaatcaatcttaaaaaaataaaacaaataacaatactGGCAAGGCTATGGGCAAAGGAAACCCTTCCTCACTGCTAGTGGGAGTATAAACTGGAACAATGCAAGTCGGTATGGAGGCTCCCAAAACAACTCAAAGCAATACTACTTCTGCCTTGGCAATGAATTCCAACTCTCACATCAGAGATACTAACTCACCTACGTCTACTGCTATGGTACTCACCACAGGCAGGAAACAGAACCAGCCCAGATGTCCATTAACAGACAGATGGATAAAGACAATCTGataaatatacacaatggaattttatacagccatgaaaaataaaatcaaggaggcagtggtagcacacacctataatcccagcactcagtaagcagaggcaggtggatctctgtgagtttgaggctagccagatCTACTCAGGTAGTTCCAAgacaaggacagccaaggctacccaaagaaatcctgccttgaaagacctaaaccaaaccaaaccaaaccaaaataagaaacaaacaaaaaaccccaatccgaaccaaacagaaaaatccaaaatcaacaaacaaaccccaaatcatctacaagaaaatgaatggaacttgaaatTATTATACTAAATGAAGtaaccagattaaaaaaaatatgttttctcatGTGCAAAtcctaaattttaatttttttatgtatgcagatacacatacatatgttggGGAGTAGATtggtcatgaaactagaaaggggaTTATAAAAGAGGGAGAGATCTTTGGGAAGAATGGGAAAAAGAAGTCCGCAGAACACAAGTGATGGAAAGTCAAATGGGACTAATatggggaggaggagatgggaaggCGGGGCGAGGGGAGGTAGGGGTAACGAAAACCCACCCCTCAGTGCCCACTATTTATTTATACactgaagaaagggaaggagagctgGCCCTTACTTCTGTCCCTCGGATGCAGAGGTAAgaaaatcaaaaactcaaggtCTTCCTTGACTATGTAACAAGTCTGAGGGAGCCTGGGCTAAGTGCTATCTTgtcttgaaagagagaaagaaagaaagggagaaagaaaaaaggaaggaaggaaggaaggaaggaagggagggagcttGTTGACCAGAAGATTCTTGcttcttaatcccagcacttgagttagttaactctaactaaggcagagaaagcagcaacaacaacaacaacaaacccggTTTGAAACATCTGTAGGCTCTACCCCTTAAGATGGATAGCTAAGGGCATAGAGTTCCTGAGTCTGTCCCAAGCCCCAGCACAGCTAGCCTGAGGCAGACACTATGGTCGCTGGTCACTGCACTGAAGTCTCCACCGTGCACCGTGCCCTCCTACTTGAAAAGCACACGCTGCTACGAGCCCTTGAAGCCTGGCATGCTCGGCTGGGCATGCCCAGAATTCGGCTTTAGTGCTTTCTCTGCATGTGTTGATACCCTCAAAGACTGTACAACAAAATAAGTTGTGCCTGTGGAAGAAGTTATTAGTGACAGCAAAAGAGTATGGAAAACCAGGACAGGAGTGAGGGGAAGTCACCCTAGAACATGTAATGGCTCCATGTTTTACTTACTTTTGTGGAGTCAAAAGAGGCAAATCCCATTAATTTCATCATTTctatttcttcctctgttttACCCTCCAGGTCTTCCTCTGCCAAAATAAACAAGTTTTTGAACTCTTACCGTTATGAATGGAGATGCACAGAGTCACATATCTATAAAATGAAAAGCGTAGCAGCGGACTTGTACACTTTTCACCTCACAGAGAACAAATGAAAAAAGGTGATTTTAACAAGAAAAATTCCTATCCAGTTTGACATGCCAGAGTGTCCATCCTGTGATCTCCACAGACCCTTTAACATCAGATGAGACATTGTTAAGTTTTGAAGATATTCCCAAataaatttttttcatgtttttaaaaatacctttcctaaatcaaaacatacaCTGGACACTCACTACtgtataatcaaaataaaatcttcAGAGCATACACAATGAGCCCTATAAAAGGTTAATATTTGCATGCTCAgaattagactttttttttccagacaaggtttctctgtgtagtcctgattgtcttggaactcactttgtaaaccaggctggccttgaactcacgagatctgcctgcctctggctctgaagtgctgggattaaaggtgagtgctacTACTGCCTGGCttcaaaattaaacttttaacATGACTGAAATTAACTAGATAAGTCTGCTTATCCAACAGCATTACCAGTGATCTGCCgttctttgttctttatttctttagtttctttcttttcctcatctcttctttctttcagtcgagaaggggagggagatgtGGATCTATGTCGTCTTGGAGACCTAATGTTTATCAAGTGAAGATGTTAGGAACACATATGCAAGGCAATTCTGTCGATCTGCACAGTCTTCCTTGAGCTTCTGACAGGGGAAGTCCAAACAAAGCCAGGCTACAGAGACCAGAGCTCATCCTGTACAGCAGACAGAGGAAGGCTCTACCTGGTCTCTCTAATGGTTGGAAGAAAAACTTTTATCTAAAAGTTATCGATATGGCCAAGTCTAGAAAAGCCGTGAGACCTAAAAACCTTCCAAGTTTCTGAGATGAGCCTGAAAGAGAGAAGGAGCTATGGCTAAGAACaagcactgctcttgcagaagacccagggctGATTCCCTCACCAACAGCTaactggcctccatgggcacctacgGACTCGCACACActggagcacacacacaaacacacacacaaggaatattttaaaagaatagtaGTAGGCCCAGTGAGATGGTCCCAGAGGTAAAATGCTGGACAACCTGAGCTGATTCCAAGGACCCATGCAGGACATGGGAGAAAAGTGACTCCCAAGTTATCCctgacattcacatgcacacctgcacacttTCAAATgcaacagaaaatttaaaaatgaacacacacacacacacacacttctaaatGCCTACTGATGTCTTTGAAGAGTTCGTCAGTCCCTGTGGGTCACCTGTTGCTGAGCACATACTTAAATTTCTTTACCAAATACCTTTCTAAGGGGATTTCATTCATCATTCCTGTTGCTCTTATAGACAATTCCCTAGGGCTAGAAGATTGGcttagaggttaaaagcactggctgctcttccacaggaaatGGGCTCTAGGACCTACAGCACAGCTCGCAACAGTCTGAAACTTGTTTCTGATGCACCAGGTACAGACATATATAAAGGctaaacacccacacacagaaaataagacTAACATCTTTTAAAAGACTATGCTCTGATACACTGTAATTAAACTATTTGCCATGAGTAATGCTAGCTTTAGAATACTGTGTGATTAAACTCTGCCATTTCATAAAACCAGAGTCCCTTCTAAGTGATAAAGGCAAAGTCAAGGGCATCTCCTGGGCTCTTTGTTCTCCGCATCCTTGTAGACAAGtttctcagtttttctttctttgttttgtttaattttctgtCTACACTCACCTGGAGCGTCTTCGGTGTGGAGATCTTGAGCGGCTCCTTCTGCGATCTCTCTCCCTGGACCTGGACCTTTCTCGGCGTCTTCTTTCTCGATCCCGAGATGTGGACCGGGACCGCCTACGTtctaacaaacacaaaaatagcaGAGCTAAAGGTTAATTTGAACACCTAGAGCTGTCATAATGAAGTATAATGCAAGCCACTACTAGTAGTCACAATGaacagttaaaaaaacaaaaaagtcagcTGAGCATGGTACTCAGGGAAGAGGCAGGCCcttctcagtgagttccaggccagtccacGAGCTCTAGAATAGGCACTGCTAagtgacagagaaaccctgtcttaaaaaaacaaatgctgggcagcggtggcacacgcctttaatcccagcacttgggaggcagaggcaggaggatttctgaattcaaggccagcctgatctacagagtgagctccaggacagccagggctacacagagaaaccctgtcttgaaaaacctaaacaaacaaacaaacaaaccaagaagtaATTCTTgtgcatagtggcacacacctgtaacaccaggactggggaagtggaggcagaaaaaGCAATCATTCAAGACCAACCCCTGTTATGGTAAGGCCCTGTTTGCCATGCATCTGTGAGGCACTAAGTTCAGttctcttgatctctctctctctctctcacacacacacacccctactaaCATTTCAACACATAACATCACTTAAATTACTTTAAAGTCAAACAATGTGGTGTATTTTAAAATCACCCATATTTCGACCGTTTATACAATAGCCTAATATCCAATTAGATTATCTTTTCAGTCAGAATcgtatttttaaaacaaagttctgtgttttctgaaagcatggCTGTGTATGAGGCTATCCCCGCCCCCTTGTTTGCTCTACCATGTCTTGTACTAATTAGTAAACTGGCCAAAGTAAGGCATAATGCTACACAATAGGTATTTCCCAAAGGAAAACCAATCTATTGGACATTTACTGCACTTCGAAGGCTCAATTTGCTTGAGGCCCTGGTTGCCTAGTAAGATAATTGAGTATTAGTTGAAGGTGAGCCTTGTTCTAAACAACTAGAGACTAATTCTAATCCCTTAACATGGCTGAGGATACAGATATCCTCTGAGTTTCCCCAAAGTCCCACCTTACACGGCCTCAGTCCTATGCTCTCTGTCTTATGTACAGAAGACATTAGGATATGCGGTCTCAAATTCTAAACACTTCCAACTAAAGACCCAGGCAGGGCACCGACATTTAGAAAGCATCTGTGAGCCAAGGCAGGTTGAATGTTATGGAGGGTGACGTTAATTCTCACACCAATCCTTCACGGTAAAGTTACCTACGATGGTTACGGGGACTGGACAGAGAAAGGCAGGCTGACTTATGATGTATGCACGGTCCCCCAGGAGCTAAGCGAAGGGACTGTGGAACTCTAGTTCAGGGCAGGGCTGAGGAGAGCAGGTCCCGGCCTCGCCCCGTCCCGCACTCTCCCGGGCCTTCGAGGTTAAGGTCGTGGGTAGCACCTGACACCGTCCCTAGCCGTGAGACTTTCTGGACTCACCCCTACGCGGGGAGCGGCTACGACTTCGACCCATcggagtcctcctcctcctcctccgaccGCCCCGGAAACAACCCCACAACTTCCGGAGCAGCTGGAAGTTGATTTTTGCAGGCCGGCTGGAAACTAGCAGAGCGCGTGGCGAGGGTTCCGGCGGCTCCAGCAAACAGATGACTTAAGTCTTGCCCTGGAAGTCGCCCCAGGGCCTGAAGTTCCTGGAAGAACTGGGCGCTAATTCCGCTTCTTCAagttgagatttctttttaaatcttgtcGCGATTTACCCCTTTGTCCTGCTGGAGAACTCACCTGTGTATCGCTCCACCCAGCACAGTTCTCTCTTGTTTTCCCAGCGTTCCTCTACACGTATAAAATACATCACACCAATCCTTTCTtgttgtggtttttcgagacagggtttctctgtgtagctctggctgtcctggaactctgtagaccaggctggcctcgaactcagagatcagcctacttctgcctcccaagtgctgggattgaaagagTGTCTTACAACGTCAGGCCACACGAATTCTAATCGGCATGAGCTGTTTTTGACTTTTGCATTTAATTCTTAAGTCAGCTTTATGTTGGCGCAAGTGACAGCACTGGGATTGCACCCTAAACTACTATGGCGGTTTGAGAGAGTtcgttttatttttgtatgtatgtgggtgtccCTTGTATTCCATGCAACTGGCCATTGAGAACCTGACAGTAGGCACTGAGAAAGTGAGCAGCAAACCCACTGCATTctcccatctcttcagccccaactaCTGTTTTTTGTAAGTAAAAGGCTCCATCCTACTCCCGAAGGGAACCTCCCAAATGTTGCCGTAACCTTCAAAATGAAAGGCTTTATGAGCCGCgcgctcgcgcacacacacaagaacGCGGCTTCTTGCAGTAAAACATGTATACAGCGAGTgggaaaggctgcagcctctacTGATGGAACCAGTGCTCTTGCCAGCCTTTGACGGGCAACAGCTGAGGACAGGCTTCTAGAACAAAAACTtaggaagaggcagaagaggctAGTTTTAGTTTGAAAACACTTGGTCCACTAGTCATcatgttaaggaaaaaaaaaaaaaggtaaataaatagaCTTTTGTACAGCCTCTTTTATACCTGATCCCAACTAAACTAGAATTTCCACCATGCGGCCTGACTtccatatttttgagattatgtgTCAAGCCGTAGGAGAGCACTGGGAATCTCCTGTCACTTATAAGGAAGTTTTAGGGATAATCTTGGATAACCACTATGGACAGCTGAAGTCACTGTCCACAGTGCAAGAGGGGGATTTGAGGAAGCCAGAGCACTGTATTAGAGGTGTGAGAAGACAGCAAAGTGACATGGGGGCTATGGGTGATCAGAGACATATGCCCCcttcttcccacctccccttGCCAGGCTTTGGATCTTAGGTAATGAAAACACTTAGCACAGCCTCTTCAAATTTTCAAAAGTGGCTGGAAAGTACGATGAAGTTAGTGTAACAGACATTTGTGAATGCCTGCTGAATGTTGGATCCTGCACAACTGCAGCACTGGGGTGAAGGAGGGATCATGTGGGCTCTGCCAAGAGGCTTGCCATCTTCATCATGGAAGCAGATGACAGGCTGTTTTCATATCATGGATAGTATCCAGTGTGTTAGAGAGGGATACAAGGCCACTGAGCCGAATTTGATCTTACAGGAGGGTTTCTGGGAATAATATTCCCGAGAGTTGAGATTACCTACTGTGCTATTGCACTGTGACATGAATACAActttgttcacacacacagaggcacgtaCAGGCATGGTGCCTAGCACTTTTACCTGCTtagccattacacacacacatcaaacacacacagatatcacacacaccacacccccacacacatatcacacacacacacaccatacacacacctacctacctacctacctacctacctacctacctacctacatacataccTACCTACCTGTTGGCAATGCTTACTGAGAGAGTAAGGGTTTGTCTGTTTGCAACATTCATAACATGATGCTGTCCACATAGAAGACAATGAAAGGGTGCTTCCTTTATTACTTGAGGGCTCTTGTGCCAAGGAGTAACATGGGACACTATCTTGCCCCTAAGAGCCACCTTA
This window harbors:
- the Snrnp27 gene encoding U4/U6.U5 small nuclear ribonucleoprotein 27 kDa protein; translation: MGRSRSRSPRRERRRSRSTSRDRERRRRERSRSRERDRRRSRSRSPHRRRSRSPRRHRSTSPSPSRLKERRDEEKKETKEIKNKERQITEEDLEGKTEEEIEMMKLMGFASFDSTKGKKVDGSVNAYAINVSQKRKYRQYMNRKGGFNRPLDFIA